The proteins below come from a single Parachlamydia acanthamoebae genomic window:
- a CDS encoding J domain-containing protein, with protein sequence MIDSEAKKTSLSDYKGKTIEERNKLLHRFNLIQAFSQFSASDISLNDFIDRTDIEILKILTLEDVIIPFQHSKLKFALLNEDKFNALSVRDLQEDSINPDQFSFIRQRLEKLFKNEGKSSKQKTINDYSDIHDIPLKDLTQISADDINKYKEKIPPVAFTFFTNDQIQNLKLSEMQATQNKALFFALDEAKAKERLALFDGQDVVDAIHKGLMTGSVLKFLSDKHVKELKLKQLSKEQVDVIFCYKDDSSQDACCFKAFNVDDVQSAIEEGILTTTYQLQLLTDQQLKGVRLSKLSTETIDHMFPSRDDNTPDLKRFANFEVEEVQAALNTGLITTTYQLQLLTDQQLKGVQLSKLSSETINRMFPSLDDNMADLKRFANFEVAEVQAVLDSEKLNAYQVKLISIEQIKSFEFSSMSQKMINMLFPPYSVDYFKEKYSSWSYTFREVNGKVLENSSRKRCAYTEDELQKMSKDQKQKNEELLAQLSLNQRKYLESHLYQKDNSTTRGSSQPYFDSFNFFFNNFFQQEFGSGFFGESDPFRQFFGEGFAVGTQPSQNESFAALGLQPNASKEEIKKAYKQLALKYHPDRNLRRLDEKESDYEIRRKECEEKFKEVSLAFANLAAE encoded by the coding sequence ATGATTGATAGCGAAGCAAAAAAAACGTCTCTATCAGATTATAAAGGAAAAACAATAGAAGAGCGTAACAAGTTGCTTCACAGGTTTAATTTGATTCAAGCTTTTTCCCAATTTTCAGCTTCTGATATAAGCTTGAATGACTTCATTGATCGGACAGACATAGAAATATTAAAGATTCTTACTCTTGAAGATGTGATTATTCCATTCCAGCACTCTAAATTGAAATTTGCTTTACTGAACGAAGACAAATTCAATGCTTTAAGTGTTAGAGATCTTCAAGAAGACTCTATTAATCCAGATCAATTCTCTTTCATCAGGCAGAGATTAGAAAAACTGTTTAAGAATGAAGGGAAAAGCTCCAAACAAAAAACAATTAACGATTACAGTGATATTCACGATATTCCTTTAAAAGATCTAACTCAAATTAGTGCCGATGACATCAATAAATATAAAGAAAAGATTCCACCTGTAGCCTTTACCTTTTTCACAAACGATCAGATTCAGAATCTGAAGCTTTCCGAAATGCAAGCTACCCAAAACAAAGCATTATTTTTTGCTTTAGATGAAGCTAAAGCAAAGGAAAGACTAGCTCTTTTTGATGGACAAGATGTTGTCGATGCTATTCATAAGGGGTTAATGACAGGAAGTGTACTAAAGTTTCTCTCCGATAAGCATGTAAAAGAGCTGAAATTAAAACAACTAAGTAAAGAGCAGGTTGATGTCATTTTTTGTTACAAAGATGATTCCAGCCAAGATGCTTGTTGTTTTAAAGCTTTTAATGTTGATGATGTTCAAAGTGCAATTGAAGAAGGTATTCTTACAACTACTTATCAGTTACAGCTACTGACAGATCAACAGTTGAAAGGTGTTCGGTTATCTAAATTGTCCACTGAGACAATCGACCATATGTTTCCCTCTCGCGATGATAATACGCCTGATTTGAAGCGGTTTGCAAACTTTGAGGTAGAAGAAGTTCAAGCTGCATTAAACACAGGATTGATAACAACCACTTATCAGTTACAGCTACTGACGGATCAACAATTGAAAGGTGTTCAGTTATCTAAATTATCCAGTGAGACAATCAACCGTATGTTTCCCTCTCTCGATGATAATATGGCTGATCTGAAGCGGTTTGCTAACTTTGAGGTAGCAGAAGTTCAAGCAGTGTTGGACAGCGAGAAACTCAATGCATATCAAGTTAAACTCATATCGATCGAACAGATAAAGAGCTTTGAGTTCTCCTCCATGTCTCAAAAAATGATAAATATGCTTTTTCCTCCTTATTCGGTGGATTATTTCAAAGAGAAGTATTCTAGTTGGAGCTATACCTTTAGAGAGGTGAATGGAAAAGTTCTAGAAAATAGCTCAAGGAAGCGATGTGCTTACACCGAAGACGAATTGCAGAAAATGTCAAAAGATCAGAAACAGAAGAATGAAGAACTTTTGGCACAACTCTCGCTGAATCAAAGAAAATATTTGGAATCACATCTTTATCAAAAAGATAACTCTACTACCAGGGGCAGTTCACAACCGTATTTTGATTCATTTAATTTCTTCTTTAACAATTTTTTTCAGCAAGAGTTTGGAAGTGGTTTTTTTGGTGAATCCGATCCCTTCCGTCAATTTTTTGGGGAAGGATTTGCTGTTGGAACTCAACCAAGTCAAAACGAAAGTTTTGCTGCTTTAGGGTTGCAGCCAAATGCTTCAAAAGAAGAAATAAAAAAAGCATACAAACAATTAGCATTGAAATATCACCCAGACAGGAATTTGAGGCGGCTTGATGAGAAAGAGTCTGATTATGAAATAAGAAGAAAAGAGTGTGAGGAGAAATTTAAAGAAGTTTCTCTCGCATTTGCAAATCTGGCGGCAGAATGA
- a CDS encoding ankyrin repeat domain-containing protein has translation MLDRIQNKVYVTYAKYIQESFNELNKKSTSKKIYGLAIRWLAYIFLSGSERTCIKKWVMGEKQESHKKIASTFSSVIAKDAIPTVDFLHASEKKERHDVSLKALFYKAVKENDLFAVQQFLPSVTKTSEQSEYLELAVRLGRLEVVSQMQQSQWLNSRKRKETLFILAIECGHVPLVQFFLNNHVRLNCKTKQGSPLAAAFIYKKIEVAQYLIQEGAQFRASKKQVKAIFFHLALNKNRELAELFVKEGLPGSLHPKYKNELFDLACYFGFLEFLQKLVSQSLDLKKLDKKSKESLLIAAVLGKQEAVVKFLIGQGIIIKKRDFDPLVEAAFESFSLVKLLVENQVEIDQPNKWGFSPLLVALTEGNEECAHYLLQRGANLERCQNIRIQKIISNLFALRGKSTLDSHIFAWEGMNYGFGIQALKESVEKFFSEPLTQPICAWPNVASQKQMLDGLENVRLNRTSSKTEEEIIADYQQGKMVLLTSGWVGHACYRLLYKGFYVEVNRGRLYEDGESSGYKIYKIDAALTSKLVKMMRRGEKRPLEFVQKDRKKIHSRLDLKQIVEGKLKAQKVGNCAIASGKAIFRMMLLVDQFDTLRLNNETEDPQQWLLEAEKASSQLYKSFSTDARERAIHQALIFYQDKKKEEIPFLLLLFVLAKFKGNKETSLALALFLQKQGVDWKLKNEQGKGFVDYVRAHNNLTLIPFLMSKGLFASF, from the coding sequence ATGTTAGATAGAATTCAGAATAAAGTTTATGTTACTTATGCTAAGTATATCCAAGAAAGTTTCAACGAGTTAAATAAAAAGTCGACGTCCAAAAAAATTTATGGACTGGCGATTCGGTGGTTAGCTTATATCTTTCTGTCGGGTTCGGAGCGCACGTGTATAAAAAAATGGGTTATGGGTGAAAAACAAGAGTCACATAAAAAAATAGCCTCCACTTTTTCAAGTGTAATCGCAAAAGATGCAATCCCTACTGTTGATTTTTTGCATGCGAGTGAAAAAAAAGAGCGACATGATGTTTCTCTCAAAGCCCTTTTCTATAAAGCAGTTAAAGAAAACGATCTTTTCGCAGTCCAACAATTTTTGCCTTCAGTCACTAAAACCTCCGAGCAAAGCGAGTATTTGGAATTGGCGGTTCGTTTAGGACGCCTAGAAGTCGTCTCACAGATGCAACAATCTCAATGGTTGAATAGTCGCAAACGAAAAGAGACTTTATTCATATTAGCGATTGAATGCGGCCATGTTCCTCTCGTTCAGTTTTTTCTTAACAATCATGTGCGATTGAATTGCAAAACAAAGCAGGGATCACCTTTAGCCGCGGCATTTATTTATAAAAAAATCGAAGTCGCTCAATATTTGATTCAAGAGGGAGCTCAATTTCGCGCGTCAAAAAAACAAGTGAAGGCAATTTTCTTTCATTTAGCACTCAATAAAAATCGGGAGTTGGCCGAGTTATTCGTAAAAGAAGGTTTGCCTGGATCCTTGCATCCTAAATATAAAAATGAGCTTTTTGATCTGGCTTGTTACTTCGGATTTCTTGAATTTCTTCAAAAGCTTGTTTCTCAATCTCTTGATTTAAAAAAACTCGATAAAAAATCGAAAGAGAGCCTTTTAATCGCCGCAGTTCTAGGAAAGCAAGAAGCGGTTGTCAAATTTTTAATCGGTCAGGGTATTATAATAAAAAAAAGAGATTTTGATCCTTTAGTTGAAGCTGCATTTGAATCTTTCTCATTAGTGAAGCTACTTGTTGAAAACCAGGTTGAAATAGATCAACCTAACAAGTGGGGATTTTCTCCTTTGCTTGTGGCTTTAACAGAAGGCAATGAAGAATGTGCCCACTACTTGCTTCAGAGAGGAGCGAATTTAGAGCGTTGCCAAAACATTCGAATTCAAAAAATTATTAGCAACCTATTCGCATTGCGTGGAAAATCAACACTCGATTCGCATATATTTGCATGGGAAGGGATGAACTATGGATTTGGGATACAAGCCTTAAAGGAAAGCGTTGAAAAATTTTTCAGTGAACCCTTGACCCAACCAATTTGTGCATGGCCGAATGTTGCATCTCAAAAGCAAATGTTAGATGGCCTTGAAAATGTGAGGTTGAATCGAACATCTTCAAAGACCGAAGAAGAAATAATAGCAGACTATCAGCAAGGAAAAATGGTTTTATTGACTTCGGGATGGGTCGGGCATGCTTGCTATCGATTACTTTACAAGGGTTTTTATGTAGAAGTCAATCGAGGGAGACTCTATGAAGATGGAGAATCTTCGGGATATAAGATTTACAAAATCGATGCAGCTTTAACATCTAAGCTTGTTAAAATGATGCGGCGGGGAGAAAAGCGTCCACTCGAATTTGTGCAAAAGGATCGAAAAAAAATTCATTCGCGATTGGATTTGAAGCAAATTGTGGAAGGCAAGCTGAAAGCACAAAAAGTTGGAAACTGTGCCATCGCCAGCGGAAAAGCTATTTTTCGGATGATGCTACTTGTTGATCAATTCGATACGCTTAGATTAAATAATGAGACAGAGGATCCCCAGCAATGGCTTTTAGAAGCTGAAAAAGCAAGTTCCCAGCTTTATAAATCCTTTTCCACAGATGCCAGAGAAAGAGCTATTCATCAGGCCCTCATTTTTTACCAAGATAAGAAAAAAGAAGAAATCCCTTTTTTACTTTTGCTTTTTGTTCTCGCAAAATTTAAAGGCAATAAAGAAACAAGCTTGGCCTTGGCTCTATTCTTGCAAAAGCAGGGGGTGGATTGGAAGCTAAAAAATGAGCAGGGCAAGGGATTTGTGGATTATGTACGCGCACATAACAATCTCACTTTAATCCCTTTCCTCATGAGCAAAGGCTTATTTGCCTCCTTTTGA
- a CDS encoding serine hydrolase: protein MGLFKIIYFFTLLFFLKSPLFSTESHIKQKSFHIQLVEKAVLQYQQKNNIPGIAVVLYYQGKPYFLPFGSANLRSKKPITENTIFELGSITKSFTAILLAIEVLDGKIKLSDPVARYLPGLREFTGPFSKVTFQHLATHTSGFMRVIPEKDRKTYADIVKYLRNWHPTHSPGTHYKYSNFGFGILGLALENVFQKNYFNLLSRNLLNPLQMNHTFLVVPQQWQADYAQGYDKNGNPAEKWPITLMQAAGALRSSAADMRKFLAACLNLPGTPSKIAEAIYLTETGNFKMGANKTQVMSWMKTDFGSYSLYTKNGGVTGFATFMGFIPELQIGLVIMANKNVSNTLLGQYILQQLGSSLAYQKFGN from the coding sequence GTGGGATTATTCAAAATTATATACTTCTTTACCCTTTTATTCTTTTTAAAATCTCCACTATTCAGCACTGAATCCCATATAAAACAAAAATCTTTTCATATTCAATTAGTTGAAAAAGCTGTTCTGCAATATCAACAAAAAAACAACATCCCTGGAATTGCAGTTGTTCTTTATTATCAAGGAAAACCCTACTTCCTTCCTTTTGGAAGCGCAAATCTGCGTTCAAAAAAACCAATTACAGAAAATACAATCTTTGAATTAGGCTCTATTACAAAATCTTTCACTGCTATTTTGTTAGCCATAGAAGTCTTAGATGGAAAAATTAAACTTTCGGATCCTGTGGCAAGATATTTGCCAGGATTGCGTGAATTCACGGGTCCTTTTTCAAAAGTGACTTTTCAACATCTCGCTACACATACCTCTGGTTTTATGCGTGTTATACCAGAAAAAGATCGTAAAACCTATGCAGATATCGTGAAATATCTACGCAATTGGCATCCGACACATAGCCCTGGAACTCATTATAAGTATTCAAATTTTGGTTTTGGAATTTTAGGACTAGCCTTGGAGAACGTATTTCAAAAAAACTATTTTAATCTCCTGTCAAGAAATCTCTTAAATCCACTACAAATGAACCACACTTTTTTAGTAGTTCCGCAACAATGGCAGGCTGATTACGCTCAAGGATATGATAAGAATGGCAATCCAGCAGAAAAATGGCCTATTACACTTATGCAAGCGGCTGGGGCCTTGCGATCGAGTGCTGCTGACATGCGAAAATTTTTGGCCGCCTGCCTAAATCTGCCTGGAACACCCAGCAAAATCGCAGAAGCGATTTATCTCACAGAAACAGGAAATTTCAAAATGGGTGCCAATAAGACTCAAGTGATGTCTTGGATGAAGACAGACTTCGGTTCCTATTCCCTTTACACGAAAAACGGGGGGGTGACAGGCTTTGCAACGTTCATGGGTTTTATTCCCGAACTTCAAATTGGTCTGGTCATTATGGCCAACAAAAATGTGAGCAATACCCTACTTGGGCAATATATTTTGCAACAATTAGGCAGCTCGCTCGCCTATCAAAAGTTTGGAAATTAA
- a CDS encoding ABC transporter ATP-binding protein, giving the protein MAKLPSTFPKFIRHFLAKQPLKIVGLILVACYWAASFSLSPYALKVIIDRVNDTSTNPTQLFNALLFPAIFYVGLGLSIGIVFRFNDWLILKMIPQMKAQITQEMFDYVEKHSYEYFQHHFSGSLTNKINDMAKSMTTLITNSIQYAAHLLSLVTGSITLYFINPYFSYILITWGVLFISISLLLARKSQEYAETFSYARSSITGKIVDSLSNILNIKLFAHEKYESRYLQEALKDTVTKDQNLQWYLLKVKCFYTLSITCLVGCMTWLLIYERSKNNVTVGDFALVLTLTMWIIEGFFFLANNISEFSEDIGTCTQALSIISPPHGLVDKFDAPLLHVTKGEIRFNKVHFHYKKRPPIFMNKSVTIRAGEKVGLVGFSGSGKSSFVNLILRFFDIQSGQILIDDQNIADVTQESLRSQVSMIPQDPILFHRTLMENIRYGRLDATDEQVITCSIQANCHEFIDKLPQQYNTLVGERGIKLSGGQRQRIAIARALLKNAPILILDEATSSLDSVTEHYIQESLLLLMQKRTTIVIAHRLSTLFHMDRILVFSHGKIIEQGTHIELLKLNGQYATLWNMQAGGFLRNT; this is encoded by the coding sequence ATGGCAAAGCTCCCCTCCACATTCCCCAAATTCATCCGCCATTTTCTCGCAAAGCAACCGCTTAAAATTGTTGGTTTAATTCTAGTTGCCTGCTACTGGGCAGCCAGTTTTTCTTTAAGCCCCTATGCTCTCAAAGTGATTATTGACCGTGTGAATGATACTTCAACAAACCCAACACAACTTTTTAATGCCTTACTATTTCCCGCTATTTTCTATGTTGGACTTGGACTAAGCATCGGAATCGTCTTTCGTTTTAATGATTGGCTAATCTTAAAAATGATCCCTCAGATGAAAGCCCAAATTACTCAGGAGATGTTTGATTATGTTGAAAAACATTCTTATGAATATTTTCAACATCATTTTTCAGGTAGCTTGACGAATAAGATTAATGACATGGCTAAGAGTATGACAACTCTGATCACCAATTCAATCCAATATGCAGCTCATCTGCTTTCGCTAGTGACGGGATCCATTACACTCTATTTTATCAATCCTTACTTTTCTTATATTTTAATTACTTGGGGCGTTCTCTTTATCTCCATTTCCTTACTTCTCGCCAGAAAATCTCAAGAATACGCAGAGACTTTTTCATATGCACGAAGCTCTATCACAGGTAAAATTGTCGATAGCCTGTCAAATATTTTAAATATTAAATTATTTGCACATGAAAAATATGAAAGCCGTTATCTACAGGAAGCTCTAAAAGATACTGTCACGAAAGACCAGAACCTTCAATGGTATTTGCTGAAAGTCAAATGTTTCTATACACTCTCAATTACCTGTTTAGTGGGTTGCATGACTTGGCTATTGATTTATGAGCGTTCCAAAAACAACGTTACAGTCGGTGACTTTGCCCTGGTTTTAACTTTAACTATGTGGATTATCGAAGGTTTTTTCTTCCTGGCAAACAATATTTCTGAATTTTCTGAAGACATTGGCACGTGCACACAAGCTTTATCGATTATTTCTCCTCCACATGGTCTTGTCGACAAATTCGATGCCCCTCTCCTACATGTCACGAAAGGTGAAATTCGTTTCAACAAAGTGCACTTTCACTATAAAAAAAGACCTCCCATTTTCATGAACAAATCGGTGACCATTCGGGCTGGGGAAAAAGTTGGACTCGTAGGGTTCTCGGGAAGTGGTAAAAGCTCTTTTGTCAATTTGATCTTGCGCTTTTTTGATATTCAATCCGGACAAATTCTGATCGATGATCAGAACATAGCGGATGTCACGCAAGAGTCTCTGCGCAGTCAAGTTTCCATGATTCCACAAGACCCCATTCTTTTTCATCGAACTCTTATGGAAAACATTCGATATGGCCGTTTGGACGCGACAGATGAACAAGTGATTACCTGCTCGATCCAGGCGAATTGCCATGAATTCATCGATAAATTGCCTCAACAATACAATACGCTTGTCGGAGAGCGAGGCATCAAACTTTCAGGGGGGCAAAGACAACGGATTGCCATCGCACGTGCATTATTAAAAAATGCCCCGATTCTCATCTTAGATGAAGCGACTTCTTCTTTAGACTCTGTAACAGAACATTACATTCAAGAAAGCCTTCTTCTCTTGATGCAAAAAAGAACGACGATCGTGATCGCCCATCGCCTGTCAACGCTCTTTCATATGGATCGGATTCTTGTCTTCAGTCATGGCAAAATTATTGAACAAGGCACTCATATTGAATTACTTAAACTAAACGGCCAATATGCCACGTTATGGAACATGCAAGCTGGCGGTTTTTTGCGAAACACTTAG